Within the Gammaproteobacteria bacterium genome, the region CCTGTAGTACTCGCTGTCGGTCTCGGCGCGCGTCCACAGGCTGCGGCAGCGCAGGAAGAAGGTCTTGACGCTGCCATCGTCCTGGATGACCTCCACCGCGAGCTTGACGTGGTTTCCGACCGGTATCGTCACCGTGCTCAGAACACACATGCCGCTCTCGCTCAGGTCCTCGACCCGCCCGAGGAAGGTGGCCTGGTCCTCGTCGTAGATGGCAAGGAACTGGTCGATCTTCCAGCGCGGCTGGATCCGTTGCTCGTTCTTCTTCTTTCTTCCCAGCATGCTCCGACCCGGTGAAACGGTGAGGACGTCGGTGTTGTATCGGCCGGGTTGGGCATGGCTTGACCGGCGCTGCGGCGTGGAAACGGCTGATTTTCACGGGGAATCCCCGCCGCCTCCGGGCCGGGAAACGGCGGGGGCGTAACACTTATGCCGTATTGCCCCGGCGGGGAAAAAGCGGCCAAATCACTGGCATCCGTCCCGTTCCGGGCGGAAAGCACCACCACGGAGACAGCGCCATTGACGGAACGATCTTTTCCACTTGGGGTGAGCTGAAGCTGTCCTAGCCCATGGCCCCGCTCCGGCGGGGCATCTTTTTTTACCTGACGCGATTCATCATCCAACGGCCGGACGGAATGAACCGGTCCGGATTTTCACTTCGCCGCCGTTTTCCCCTATGCTTGCGCGATGGCAGTGCGGAAGAAACCGAAAAAGGCCGCCGCGCGCGCGCCGTACCGCTGGGCGCGCCTGCCCAAGGACAGGCTGCTGGACCTGCGCATCTGCGACCTCGGCCTGCGCATCGAAGGATCGCCGCTGGAGCCGCGCATCCGGCAGCTCTACCGCGAGCTCGAGCAGCGCGGCTTCGTCTTCCGGCCGCACTTCTGGCTGTCGGACGAGTGGTACTGCCCGGACGGCGTGCCCGGCGCCGCCATCCCGTTCTACCTCGCCCATCCGCGGCTGCGCCGCCTGGAACATGAGGCCCTCATGGAGGTGGAGGGCGGCACGCCCGACTGGTGCATGCGCCTGCTGCGCCACGAGACCGCGCACGCCCTGCTGAACGCCTACCGGCTGGACGAGCGGCGCGACTGGAGGGGCCACTTCGGCCGCCCCAACGCGGCCTATCCCGACACCTACCTGCCCAAGCCCTACAGCAAGCGCTTCGTGCACAACCTGCCCAACTGGTATGCGCAGGCACATGCCCACGAGGACTGGGCGGAGACCTTCGCGGTCTGGCTGCGGCCGAAATCGGACTGGCGGCGGCGCTACCGCTACTGGCCGGCACTGAAGAAGCTCGAGTACGTCGACGCGCTGATGCGCGAGATCCGCGCCCAGCGCCCGCGCCGCAGCAACCGCCGCGAGGACCGCCCGACGGACCGGATACGCATGACCCTGCGCGGGCACTACGCCGCCAAGGTCGCCCGCTACGGCTCGGACGGCCCGGAGTTTTCCGACCGCGACCTGCTGAAGATGTTCTCCGCCGATCCGGCGCACGCCGGCAATGAAAAGGCCTCGCGCTACATACGCCGCGCGCGGCGCGATATCATCGACATCGTCGAGCGCTGGACGGCGGAGTACAAATACCGCATCAGCGAGGTGCTGAGGGGCATGGAGCGGCGCTGCGACGAACTCGGCCTGCGCGTCGCGCGCGCGGAGCAGGAGATGAAGCCCGAGATGGCGGCGCTGCTCACCTCGGTCGTACTGCAGAAATTCTACAGCGGCGGGTTCCGCATCTATCTATGAGCAATAAAAAACTGCGGGTCATGATGCTGACGCACTTCGACCTGGTGCCGCCGGACGACCTCGCGGACCGGGACGACCCGCGCATGCCCAAGTACCAGACCGAACACGACGTCCGCCAGGCGCTGCTCGCCCTCGGGCACGAGGCGCGCATCGTCGGCGTCGGCGACGACCTGACGCCGGTGAGGAACGCCATCGACGAGTGGAAGCCGCACATCGCGTTCAACCTGCTGGAGGAGTTCGCGGGCAATGTCGCGCTGGACTACTACATCGTCAGCTACCTGGAGATGCTCAAGCTGCCCTACACCGGCTGCAACCCGCGCGGGCTGCTGCTGTCGCGCGACAAGGCGCTGTCCAAGAAGCTGCTGAGCCACCACCGCGTCCCGGTGCCTTTATTCCGCACCTTCCGCTGGGGACGGACCGTTTCGGCGCGCGGGGCGCGCGACCTGCCCTATCCGATGCTGGTGAAGGCGCAGTTGCAGCAGGGTTCGTTCGGCATCTCCCAGGCCTCGGTGGTCAACGACGCCGACGAGCTCATCCACCGCGTCGTGCAGGTGCAGGAGATGAGCGGCGGAGACGTCATCGCTGAACAGTTCATCGAAGGACGCGAGCTCTACGCCACGGTGATCGGCAACAACCGGCTGCAGGTGCTGCCGCTGCGCGAGCTGGTGTTCGGCGACCAGGACGAAGG harbors:
- a CDS encoding PilZ domain-containing protein, coding for MLGRKKKNEQRIQPRWKIDQFLAIYDEDQATFLGRVEDLSESGMCVLSTVTIPVGNHVKLAVEVIQDDGSVKTFFLRCRSLWTRAETDSEYYRIGFQFSGIAQVDASKVRRLIEHQRALTERHSPPSRS
- a CDS encoding ATP-grasp domain-containing protein — its product is MSNKKLRVMMLTHFDLVPPDDLADRDDPRMPKYQTEHDVRQALLALGHEARIVGVGDDLTPVRNAIDEWKPHIAFNLLEEFAGNVALDYYIVSYLEMLKLPYTGCNPRGLLLSRDKALSKKLLSHHRVPVPLFRTFRWGRTVSARGARDLPYPMLVKAQLQQGSFGISQASVVNDADELIHRVVQVQEMSGGDVIAEQFIEGRELYATVIGNNRLQVLPLRELVFGDQDEGGPRIATYKVKWDEKYRERHGIDYQFVRTLPAGMTEAIPKLCRRIYRTLDLSGYARIDLRLNKDGKVYVLDVNANAALSSNEEMALSAEKAGMSYPQFIQRLLNLGLNAFRNQ